From Stenotrophomonas nitritireducens, the proteins below share one genomic window:
- a CDS encoding efflux RND transporter permease subunit has protein sequence MDFSKFFIDRPIFAAVLSIMIFAAGLVSIPFLPIGEYPDVVPPSVVVRTVYPGANPKVIAETVATPLEEAINGVEGMMYFKSVAGSDGVLQMTITFRPGTDPDDAAVKVQNRVAQALARLPEDVRRQGVTTQKQSPTFLMVVHLTSPKGTYDTLYLRNYARLHVKDGLARIRGVGDAQIFGGGDYAMRAWLDPEKVAARGLTASDVVRAMREQNVQVSAGQLGAEPMPNSQFLTLINAQGRLRNEQEFSDIVLKSGADGEVVRLSDVARIELGAGDYTMRSQLDGKNAVGIGIFQSPGANALDIRDAVIGQMDELQKSFPADVKYEAVYDTTIFVRDSVKAVVSTLLEAIALVVLVVILFLQTWRASIIPLIAVPVSVVGTFAALYLLGFSINTLSLFGLVLAIGIVVDDAIVVVENVERNIEEGLSPTAAAHQAMKEVSGPIVAIALVLCAVFVPMAFLSGVTGQFYKQFAVTIAISTVISAINSLTLSPALAARLLKPHGAAKDAPSRVIDKLFGWIFRPFNRFFKTSSEKYERSVANILGRRGAVFVVYAVLLVSTGLIFKLVPPGFIPTQDKLYLIAGVKLPEGSSVARTDAMLRKVAKIARETDGVAHTISFPGLNALQFTNTPNTGVAFIPLKPFSERHGRTAAQINAEINQKIAGLQEGFSFSMMPPPILGLGNGNGYQMFIEDRGNLGYGALQNALQGMQGAVSQTPGMAYPITSYQANVPQLDAEVDRVKAKAQGVQLTELFDTLQTYLGSAYINDFNQFGRTWQVIAQADGQFRDSVEDIGRLRTRNDRGEMVPIGSMVTVKETYGPDPVLRFNGYPAADLAGEADPRVLSSAQAMTKLTEIAGQVLPAGMVTEWTDLSYQQATQGKAAFIVFPVSILLAFLVLAALYESWSLPLAVILIVPMTLLSALFGVWLTGGDNNVFVQVGLVVLMGLACKNAILIVEFARELEMGGKGIVEAALEACRLRLRPIVMTSIAFIAGTVPLVFSHGAGAEVRSVTGITVFAGMLGVTLFGLFLTPVFYVALRKFMSRHGHSKLVQHGESTLHH, from the coding sequence ATGGACTTTTCCAAGTTTTTCATCGACAGGCCGATCTTCGCGGCGGTGTTGTCGATCATGATTTTCGCTGCCGGGCTGGTCAGTATTCCGTTCCTGCCCATCGGCGAGTATCCCGACGTGGTACCGCCATCGGTGGTGGTGCGCACCGTCTACCCGGGTGCCAACCCGAAGGTGATCGCCGAGACCGTGGCCACGCCACTGGAAGAAGCCATCAACGGCGTCGAAGGCATGATGTACTTCAAGTCGGTGGCCGGCTCCGATGGCGTGCTGCAGATGACCATCACCTTCCGTCCCGGCACCGATCCTGACGACGCTGCGGTGAAGGTGCAGAACCGCGTCGCCCAGGCGCTGGCGCGTCTGCCCGAGGACGTGCGGCGCCAGGGCGTGACCACCCAGAAGCAGTCGCCGACCTTCCTGATGGTCGTGCACCTGACTTCGCCAAAGGGCACCTACGACACCCTGTACCTGCGCAATTACGCACGCCTGCACGTCAAGGATGGGCTGGCGCGTATTCGCGGCGTGGGCGATGCACAGATCTTCGGTGGCGGTGACTACGCCATGCGTGCCTGGCTCGATCCGGAAAAAGTGGCCGCGCGTGGCTTGACCGCCAGCGACGTGGTGCGGGCGATGCGCGAGCAGAACGTGCAGGTATCGGCGGGCCAGCTCGGCGCCGAGCCAATGCCCAACAGTCAGTTCCTGACCCTGATCAACGCCCAGGGCCGCCTGCGCAACGAGCAGGAGTTCAGTGACATCGTGCTCAAGAGCGGTGCCGACGGCGAAGTGGTGCGGCTGTCGGATGTGGCGCGCATCGAACTGGGTGCGGGCGACTACACCATGCGTTCGCAGCTGGATGGCAAAAACGCCGTCGGCATCGGCATCTTCCAGTCGCCGGGTGCCAATGCGCTGGATATCCGTGACGCGGTGATCGGCCAGATGGACGAGCTGCAGAAGAGCTTCCCGGCCGATGTGAAGTACGAAGCGGTGTACGACACCACCATCTTCGTGCGTGATTCGGTCAAGGCCGTGGTGAGCACGCTGCTGGAAGCGATCGCGCTGGTGGTGCTGGTGGTGATCCTGTTCCTGCAGACCTGGCGCGCGTCGATCATTCCGTTGATCGCGGTGCCGGTATCGGTGGTGGGTACGTTCGCGGCGCTGTACCTGCTGGGTTTCTCGATCAATACACTGAGCCTGTTCGGGCTGGTGCTCGCGATCGGCATCGTGGTCGATGACGCGATCGTGGTGGTGGAAAATGTTGAACGCAACATCGAGGAAGGCCTGTCGCCAACGGCCGCCGCGCACCAGGCAATGAAGGAAGTTTCCGGCCCGATCGTGGCGATCGCGCTGGTGCTGTGTGCGGTGTTCGTGCCGATGGCCTTCCTGTCGGGCGTCACCGGCCAGTTCTACAAGCAGTTCGCGGTGACCATCGCCATCTCCACGGTGATCTCGGCGATCAACTCGCTGACTTTGTCGCCGGCGCTGGCAGCACGTCTGCTCAAGCCGCATGGTGCGGCCAAGGATGCACCGAGCCGCGTGATCGACAAGCTGTTCGGCTGGATATTCCGTCCGTTCAACCGCTTCTTCAAGACCAGTTCGGAGAAGTATGAGCGCAGCGTGGCGAACATCCTGGGCCGTCGCGGTGCAGTGTTCGTGGTCTATGCGGTGTTGCTGGTAAGTACCGGGCTGATCTTCAAGCTGGTGCCGCCGGGCTTCATTCCCACCCAGGACAAGCTGTACCTGATCGCGGGTGTGAAACTGCCGGAAGGCTCCTCGGTGGCGCGTACCGATGCAATGCTGCGCAAGGTAGCGAAGATCGCCCGCGAAACCGATGGTGTCGCCCACACCATTTCCTTCCCGGGCTTGAACGCCCTGCAGTTCACCAATACGCCGAACACCGGTGTGGCCTTCATCCCGCTCAAGCCGTTCAGTGAACGTCACGGCCGTACCGCCGCGCAGATCAATGCCGAGATCAACCAGAAGATCGCCGGCCTGCAGGAGGGCTTCTCCTTCTCGATGATGCCGCCGCCGATCCTGGGCCTGGGCAACGGCAACGGCTACCAGATGTTCATCGAGGACCGTGGCAACCTGGGTTACGGCGCATTGCAGAATGCCTTGCAGGGCATGCAGGGCGCGGTTTCGCAGACCCCGGGCATGGCTTATCCGATCACCAGCTACCAGGCCAACGTGCCGCAGCTGGATGCGGAGGTGGACCGCGTCAAGGCCAAGGCACAGGGCGTGCAGCTGACCGAGTTGTTCGACACGCTGCAGACCTATCTGGGTTCGGCGTACATCAACGACTTCAACCAGTTCGGGCGCACCTGGCAGGTGATCGCACAGGCCGATGGCCAGTTCCGTGACAGCGTGGAAGACATCGGCAGGCTGCGTACCCGCAACGACCGTGGCGAGATGGTGCCGATCGGCTCGATGGTGACCGTCAAGGAAACCTACGGCCCGGACCCTGTGCTGCGCTTCAATGGTTACCCGGCGGCCGATCTGGCCGGTGAAGCCGATCCGCGCGTGCTGTCCTCGGCCCAAGCCATGACCAAGCTCACCGAAATCGCAGGGCAGGTGCTGCCGGCCGGCATGGTGACCGAATGGACCGACCTGAGCTACCAGCAGGCCACCCAGGGCAAGGCTGCCTTCATTGTGTTCCCGGTGTCGATCCTGCTGGCCTTCCTGGTGCTGGCGGCGCTGTACGAGAGCTGGTCGCTGCCACTGGCGGTGATCCTGATCGTACCGATGACGCTGCTGTCGGCCTTGTTCGGCGTATGGCTGACCGGCGGTGACAACAATGTGTTCGTGCAGGTGGGCCTGGTGGTGCTGATGGGTCTGGCATGTAAGAACGCCATCCTGATCGTCGAGTTCGCCCGCGAACTGGAGATGGGCGGCAAGGGCATCGTCGAGGCGGCACTTGAAGCCTGTCGCCTGCGTCTGCGGCCGATCGTGATGACCTCCATCGCCTTCATCGCCGGTACCGTGCCGCTGGTCTTCTCGCACGGCGCAGGCGCCGAGGTGCGCTCGGTGACGGGTATCACGGTGTTTGCCGGCATGCTGGGCGTGACCTTGTTCGGCCTGTTCCTGACCCCGGTTTTCTATGTGGCATTGCGCAAGTTCATGTCGCGCCATGGCCATAGCAAGCTGGTCCAGCACGGTGAATCAACCCTGCATCATTGA
- a CDS encoding SDR family oxidoreductase yields the protein MNNPSTKIALVTGATRGIGLETVRQLASAGVHTLLAGRNYQTAVARTLELQAEGLPVEALQLDVNDPDSIAVAFEHVQQRHGRLDILVNNAGVLVDDLKQGASGQSQAVWRSTFDTNLFAVVEVTVSLLPLLRQAPAGRIVNVSSILASLTLHAQPGSAVYGFLAPAYNASKSALNAWTLQLAHELRHSPIKVNAVHPGYVKTDMNGGQGEIDVAEGSRTSVAMALIGADGPTGSFSYLGEVLPW from the coding sequence ATGAACAACCCAAGCACAAAAATCGCACTGGTCACCGGCGCCACCCGAGGTATCGGGCTTGAGACCGTACGCCAGCTGGCCAGCGCAGGCGTGCATACGCTGCTGGCCGGGCGCAATTACCAGACTGCTGTCGCACGCACGCTGGAACTGCAGGCCGAAGGCCTGCCGGTGGAAGCCCTCCAGCTCGACGTGAATGATCCGGACAGCATCGCCGTGGCATTCGAACATGTGCAGCAGCGGCATGGCCGGCTGGATATCCTGGTCAACAATGCCGGCGTGTTGGTCGATGACCTGAAGCAAGGCGCCAGCGGGCAGTCACAGGCGGTCTGGCGCAGCACCTTCGATACCAACCTGTTCGCCGTGGTTGAAGTGACCGTGTCCTTGCTGCCACTGCTGCGCCAGGCGCCGGCCGGCCGCATCGTCAATGTGTCCAGCATCCTGGCCTCGCTGACCCTGCACGCGCAGCCGGGCTCGGCGGTCTACGGTTTCCTGGCGCCGGCCTACAACGCTTCCAAGAGCGCGCTCAATGCATGGACGCTGCAGTTGGCACATGAGCTGCGCCACAGCCCGATCAAGGTCAACGCGGTGCACCCGGGTTACGTCAAGACCGACATGAACGGTGGCCAGGGTGAAATCGATGTGGCCGAGGGTTCACGTACCAGTGTCGCCATGGCGCTGATCGGCGCTGATGGCCCGACCGGAAGTTTCAGCTATCTGGGTGAGGTGCTGCCATGGTAA
- a CDS encoding efflux transporter outer membrane subunit, with product MVTRILVTAMASALLAGCMTVGPDYKAPPVEPVSLHGASDAAFSAETPVATWWAQFGDPVLEQLVHDALGDNLDLQIGLARVRAARAVFVEKRLDQLPHVTAGGSQDRRMQPDPLAGGERVFTETYQLGFDAGWELDLFGRQRRAAEAARADLGAERDSLADAQVMVAAEVARNYFELRGSQKRIAVARDTLVNLHETQRLTETRLELGAGSELDVQSSRARLKAIEADIPLLEVAEVQSRHRLAVLLGQRPGSLDALLQPREIPAFAKALPLGDTSDLLRQRADVRMAERRLAAATARVGVATADLFPRISLSGFVGFLGGNANGLVNGNNKAWSLTPSISWAAFDFGTVRARLRSSKAQADGAAAEYEKAVLLALEDTENALTRYAKEQARLRIVVDQAEAAGRAAALAELRYREGSEDFLALLDAQRNKLQADDALAQAQASVNVGVVGIYKALGGDSRPASAVATASVGATKG from the coding sequence ATGGTAACGCGCATTCTGGTAACCGCGATGGCGAGCGCTCTGCTCGCCGGTTGCATGACGGTTGGCCCGGACTACAAGGCGCCACCCGTCGAGCCGGTAAGCCTGCACGGCGCAAGCGACGCCGCGTTCTCCGCCGAAACGCCGGTGGCGACCTGGTGGGCTCAATTTGGCGATCCGGTATTGGAGCAGCTGGTGCACGACGCGCTGGGCGACAATCTGGATCTGCAGATCGGCCTGGCGCGGGTGCGTGCCGCTCGCGCGGTTTTCGTGGAGAAGCGCCTGGACCAGCTGCCGCATGTCACCGCAGGCGGCAGCCAGGATCGACGCATGCAGCCCGATCCATTGGCCGGTGGTGAGCGCGTCTTTACCGAAACCTACCAGCTCGGCTTCGATGCAGGCTGGGAACTGGATCTGTTCGGCAGGCAACGGCGTGCGGCCGAAGCAGCACGCGCCGATCTGGGCGCCGAGCGTGACAGCCTGGCGGATGCACAGGTGATGGTGGCCGCCGAGGTGGCACGCAATTACTTCGAGCTGCGCGGCTCGCAGAAACGGATTGCGGTTGCCCGCGACACCCTGGTCAATCTGCACGAGACCCAGCGCTTGACCGAAACCCGGCTGGAGCTCGGTGCAGGCAGCGAACTGGATGTGCAGAGCAGCCGTGCGCGCCTGAAGGCGATCGAAGCGGACATTCCGCTGCTTGAAGTTGCCGAAGTGCAGTCGCGTCATCGGCTTGCGGTGTTGCTGGGGCAGCGTCCGGGCTCGCTGGATGCGTTGCTGCAACCACGCGAGATCCCTGCATTCGCCAAGGCCTTGCCCTTGGGTGATACCAGTGATCTGCTGCGCCAGCGTGCCGACGTGCGGATGGCCGAGCGCCGCCTGGCCGCCGCAACTGCCCGAGTGGGCGTGGCCACCGCAGACCTGTTTCCGCGGATCAGCCTGAGTGGCTTCGTCGGCTTTCTCGGTGGCAATGCCAATGGCCTGGTCAACGGCAACAACAAAGCGTGGTCGTTGACCCCGTCGATCAGCTGGGCGGCGTTTGATTTCGGCACGGTACGTGCGCGACTGCGCTCCAGCAAGGCGCAGGCCGACGGCGCCGCCGCCGAGTATGAGAAGGCGGTGCTGCTGGCGCTGGAGGACACCGAGAATGCGTTGACGCGTTATGCCAAGGAGCAGGCGCGCCTGCGCATCGTGGTGGACCAGGCCGAAGCTGCCGGCCGCGCTGCGGCACTGGCCGAGTTGCGCTACCGCGAAGGCTCGGAGGATTTCCTGGCCTTGCTGGATGCGCAGCGCAACAAGCTGCAGGCCGATGACGCACTGGCGCAGGCACAGGCCTCGGTCAATGTCGGGGTGGTCGGGATTTACAAGGCGCTGGGCGGCGACAGCCGACCGGCATCTGCAGTGGCAACCGCCAGCGTGGGCGCGACCAAGGGCTAG